The stretch of DNA AGACCATCCCGATCACCCCGAGGGCCAGCATGAAGGAGGTGCCGACCGCGGGGGCGAAGGCGTTGAGCACGGCACCGGTGCCGACCGCGCCCCGGTCGCCGAACGGGTGCGGCAGCAGGCCGGCCGCCCAGCACAGCGAGAGCAGCACCGCGCCAGCCGACCAGGCCAGCGCGAGCGGCGCCCGGTACCGCCGGTGCCCGCCGGGGGCGCGCTCCCGGGCGCGGTCCGCGGGGGCGGTCCCGCCGCGGCCGGTGGTGTGCGAACTCATGGTGGCCTCCTGGCTTCCCGCGTCGTCTGCCGATGACTCCACGGTCGCCTCCGCAGGGCCGGACCGCCTCCCAGCAGGAGGGGAACCGCCTCCCCCGGCCGGGGGACGCGCCCCGGAGGACGGGCGTGCCAAGATCCAGGGGTGAGGATCCTCCGGCTCGCCGCCGCCCCGCTGCTCAGCGCGGACACCTACACCCGCTGGGTCTACATCGTGCTGGGGGGTGTGCTGTTCATGCCGTTCCTCATCGCGGTGCTGGTGCTGATCTCGCTGCTCAGCCCGTGGGACCTCGCCCCGTCGCAGGGCCCGCCGCTCTGGCAGCTGCTGCCGGGCTGCCTGATCGCCGCCGTGCTCGGCGGGGCGACCGGGCTGCTGCCCGGGGTGCGCCGGCAGCAGGTGCAGCTCACCCGGCACCTGGTCGGCGGACCGCTCGCCGAGGAGCCGCCGGCCCCGGCGACCGGCTGGCCGTCGCGGGCGCGCGCCGCCTGCTGGCTGGCCCTGCACTTCCTGATCGGGATTTTCGCCGCGCTGGCCACGATGGTGCTGCTCACCGACGCCGCCTCGCTCGCGCTCAGCCCGCTCGTGCGCGACCCCAGCCTCTCCGCCGGCCGGCTCGTCCTGCTGCCGTCCGGTACCGGTTCGCTCCTCGGCACCCGGTGGGCCGACCCGCTCCTGGGCGCCGCGCTGGTGCTGGCGCTGATCTACGGCGCCGCGCTGATCGGCGCGGCGGCCGCGCGGGCGGCGCCGCGGTTCCTCGGCGCCTCGGCGGCCGACCGGCTGGCGGCGCTGCAGAGCCGCGCCGACGACCTGTCCGAGCGGAACCGGCTCGCCGCCGAGCTGCACGACTCCATCGGCCACGCGCTGTCGGTGGTCGCCCTGCAGGCCGGGGCGGCGGCGCGGGTGCTCGACCGGGACCCGGAGTTCGCCCGCACCGCCCTGGACGCCATCGCCGAGCAGGCGCGCACCGCCACCGCCGAACTCGACCACGTGCTGGGCCTGCTGCGCGAGGAGCGGCGCGGCCGGGCCCCGCAGCGCACCCTGGCCGACCTGCCGCACCTGGCCGAGGCGGCCCGGTCGGCCGGGACCGGCCTGGAGTACACCGCGGACGGGCCGATCGGCGACGTGCCACCGGTGGTCTCCCGGGAGCTGTACCGGATCTGCCAGGAGGGCGTGACCAACGCGCTGCGGCACGGCGCGCAGGGCGGCCGGGTGCGGATCCGGGTGTCGGCGGACGCCGGGTCGGTGCGGGTGACGGTCGCCAACCCGGTGGCCCCCGGCCGGCGGGCGGCGCGGCGGCGCGGCGGCCGCGGCCTGGTCGGCATGGCCGAGCGGGTCCGGCTCCTCGGCGGGGAGCTGCGCTACGGCGCGGACGGCGGAACATGGCTGCTGGAAGCGGAGATCCCCGGGAAGGGAGAGCGATGATCAAGGTGGCGCTGGTGGACGACGAGGCGCTGATCCGCGCCGGGCTGGCGGCCCTGATCGGCGCCGAGGAGGACATGGAGGTCGCCGGGGAGACCGACGACGGCGCGGGCGTGCCCGACCTGGTCCGGCGCACCGCCCCCGACGTGGTGCTGATGGACGTCCGGATGCCCCGGCTGGACGGCATCCAGGCCACCGCGGCGCTCACCTCCGGCCGGGACCGCCCGCCCAAGGTCATCGTCGTCACGACCTTCGAGAACGACGACCACGTCTACGGCGCGCTGCGCGCCGGCGCGTCGGGCTTCCTGCTCAAGCGGAGCCGGCCGGAGGACATCCTGGCCGCGGTGCGCCTGGTGCACTCCGGGGACTCGCTGCTCTTCCCCGCCGCGATCCGCTCGCTGGCGGCCGTGCACGCCGCCGGCGGAGGGCCGGCCGCCCGCGCGGTCGCCTCGCTCACCGAGCGCGAGGCGGACACGCTGATGAGGATGGCCCGCGGGCTGTCCAACGCCGAGATCGCGGCCGAGGCGTTCGTCGGCGTGGAGACGGTCAAGACGCACGTCTCCAACATCCTCGCCAAGCTCGGCGTCCGGGACCGCACCCAGGCGGTCATCGCGGCCTACGACTCCGGCCTGGTCCGGGCCGGCGCGGGAGGGCGGGGCGGCGCCCCTCGCTGACCGCCGGCCGCGCCCGCCCACCCGCGGTGCAGCTCAACATCGCCGTGACAGCGGCGGGCCCGGCGGTCCCTCAGCCGAGCAGGGGCTCCACGGCGGCGAGCACGCCGATGAGCCGGGCGCGCAGGGCGCGGGCGCGTTCCGCGAAGCCGCGCTGGGCCTCCAGGTAGGCGGCCTTGCCCTCCGCGGTCTCGATGCGGACCGGCTCGTAGCCGTGCCCGGACAGGTCGTAGGGGGAGGCGCGCATGTCCAGTTCGCGGATGTCTCGGGCCAGCTCGAAGCAGTCGGCGACCAGCTCGGCGGGGACCAGCGGGGTGAGCTTGTAGGACCACTTGTACAGGTCCATGTTGGCGTGCAGGCAGCCGGGCTGGTCGAGCTCGGTCTGGGTCTCCCGGGTGGGGGTCAGCCGGTTGAGCGGGCGGGCCTCGGGGGTGAAGAACCGGAACGCGTCAAAGTGCGAGCAGCTGATCCGGTGCGACTCGACGACCGCGTCGGTGCCCTCCGGGCCCAGGCGCAGCGGGACGGCGGAGTGCCGCACCCCGCCCTGGCCGGCCCGGTAGGCCATGGCCCACTCGTGCAGGCCGAAGCAGCCCAGGTGCGCGGGGCGGCCCTGCACCGAGCGGAGCAGCCGCAGCACGAAGCCTGCCGTGGACGCCTTCTTCGCCAGGAACGCCTCGACGTCGAGCACCGCGCCGTCGGCGCCGTCCCGCCACTCGGTCGCCGGGCGGTACCAGCGGAGCCCGTCGGCGGAGCACCCGGCCAGCACCGTCCCGGCCCCCGGGTGCCAGCGCCGCAGCTGGGCCGGCTTGTGGCTGTAGTAGGTGAACAGGAAGTCCTCGACGGGGTGCTTCTCGCCCCGCTCCCGGCGGGCCAGGTGGCCGGCGACGAGGGCGTCGACCCGCGCCCGGTGCCGCTCCTCGGCGGCGCGCCACCGGGTCTCGGGCAGCACGCGCGGCGGCTCGGGCGCGGCCGGCCCCGCGGGCGGCGTTTCGGTCCTGGTGCTCACCCCTCCGAGGCTATCCGCGCCCGGGGGCGCACCGGTCCGGGCGGTTCCGGCCTCAGTTGGTGCCCTGCACCGGGAGGTGCCGGCCCAGGTAGCCGATGTAGATGCGGTTGGTGGTGCCCGGCCCGAGGTCGGGGTAGAAGTACAGCCGCGGGCAGATGCCGTACTCGCTGTCCAGCTTGATGTGCGCGAGCATCGTCACCTCGCCGTCCGGGCTGACCTCCTGGGGCACCCGGAACACCCGCTTGTCGCTGAACTTGTCGCGGTTGCGCACGGTGTCGCTCTCCCGGGAGGCCAGCCGGCGGACCGGGATCGCGGCGTAGCCGTCCGGGGGCTCCCGCAGGTAGTCGTGGAAGCCCAGGCCGGAGGAGGGGTGCTCCAGCTGGTAGCGGGCGTAGTCGTCGAGCGCCAGCAGGGCCTCCCAGGCGCGGGTGACCCACAGGCCCTCCTTGCGGCTCCCGGTGAGCTCGCGGACGGTGTCCCGGTCCTCGATGGTGAAGAACAGGTTCGGCAGCGTCTGCTCATCGGTGATCCGGTCGAGGAGCTCCTCGACCTTCTGCGGAGGGCTCTGCCGGGGGTCGGCCGGGGGCCGCTCGGCGGCGAGCCGGAACCGGCCCTCCTCCTGCAGCCGGCGGCGGAGCCAGGCCAGCTCGTGCCGGGCGGCGTACAGCTCGGCGCGGGAGGACTCCAGCTCCTCGGTGGTCTCGGCCAGCTCGCCGGCGAGCCGCTCGCGCTCCTTGGTGTGCTCGCCGACCCGGGTGCTCAGCCGCTTGGTCTCGGTGCGCAGCCGCTCGTTGTCCCGGGCCGCCTCGGCCAGCCGCGATTTGAGCAGCGAAATGTGAACGGCCGCCTGGGAGTCCGAGGCGGCCGGTGCGGCGGGGGAGGCGGAGGGGGCGTCGGGGCGCCGCTCCGCCGTGCTGAGGAAGGCGTCCAGCTCCTCCTCGTTGAGCAGCGAGTCGATGTCGCGGAGCTCGGGCGGCAGCGGCGAGTTCACCGCGTTGTCCCGAACCGAGCGGGCCAGGGCCCGGCCCACCCAGGCGCGGATCCGGCCGCCCTCCCAGGCGCTCTCCAGGGTGCGCGGGCTCATCAGCGGGTGGCGCCGCGCATCGGCGGCGGGGCCGAGGCCGGCGTCGGGCAGGAAGGTGCGCACACCTCCGGCGGGCACGTCCAACCCCTTGGGCAGTTTCCCGGAGAGCTGCTCGTGGGCGGCGCCGTCGAGCACGAAGACGGTGCACATGCCGACCGTGCGGGAGAGCGCCGCGGTGATCGCGGCGTGCCAGGCGGCGACGGTCATCCGCAGCGGCGGCCCGGACACTACCAGGGCGAGCCGGCGCTCCGGGTCGCCGATGGCGTCCAGCAGGGCGGGGACGGCGTGCGCGTCGCGGCCGCGGACGATCTGCGGCTCGGCGGGGACGGGGTGGCCGCCGTCCCGGCAGGGCAGGCGCTCCAGGAGGAGCCGGACGGCGTCGGGCGGGGCGATGTCGAGCCGCTCGGTGCCCCCGCCGCCGTTGCGCGGGTGCGCCGTCATATCGGTCCACAGGTAGCCGTGCGGCAGGCGGCGCGGGTCGGAGACGACGGTGACGGTGGTGCGCCACCTGCCGTCGGGTTTGTCGGATTCGGTGGTGAGCCGCAGGAAGGCGACGCGCTCCTCCGGGTTGTCGTGGCGCACCACCATGGCTCTGGAGCGCTTGCTCAGCTCATAGGAGCCGGAGCGGCCGAAGTCCACCCGGGCCCCGGCCCCGCCGCGCCTGGTCAGCCACTCCGACAGTGCGGAGGCGGCCCGTTCGGGCAGGTCGCGGTCGAGCGCCGTGGTCATGATGCTGCGGTAGACGAGCGACACCCCTGCTTCTCTCCCGGTCGGTTCCGGCCCCGGCGGGCCGCGCGCGGCTGTGGCCTGCGAAGCGCCGGTCCACCGGGCCTCCTTTCCCACTCTGGCCCAAGCGGACCGCGGGCACCAGCGCTGATACGGGATCGGTGGAAAGCCGCGATCGGGCGGAGAGGTGCGGAGCGGGCGGGGGAGCGCGGCCGGTGCGGGACGGCGGGGAGCACGGGGCGCAGACGGCACCGGCGGTGCCCCGCGGCTTCGCGGGACACCGCCGGTCGCGGTGGAGGGGCCTGCCGCTAGCAGGTGCCCGCCCAGCTGCATTCGAGTTCGGCGTCCGGAGCGCCGGGCGCCTCGCTCTGCGGCACCGACTGGGCGGTGCGGCCGCCGGCGACCGCCGCGTCGCGGGAGAACTCCGCCAGCCGGACGGCGATCCGGTCCTGCACGCCGCGCGGGGCCGCGCCCGGGTAGTCGTTGTTGACGATGGCGAAGGCGAGGCGTTCGCCGTCGGCGCCGGTCACGTAGCCGGACAGCGCGGTGGCGCCGGTCAGCGTCCCGGTCTTGGCCTGCACGTTGCCGGCCGCCGGGGTGTCGCGCATCCGGTCGGTGAGGGTGCCGCCGACCATGCGGTCCGGGTCGCCGGCCACCGGCAGCGAGGCGGTCCACTCCGCGGCCCACGGCTCGTCCTGCACCGCCTGCAGCAGGTCGGTGATGGTGCCGGCGGTCAGCTTGTTGGTGCGGGCCAGGCCGGAGCCGTCGGTCTGCACCACCTCGGAGGTGTCCACGCCGATCCGCTCCACCGCGGCCTCGACCTCGGCCAGCCCTGCCTTCCAGGTTCCCGAGCCGGCCTTCTCCGCGCCCATCGCCTTGACCAGGATCTCGGCGTGGCCGTTGTTGGACAGCTTCATGAACGGCACCAGCAGGTCGGCGAGTTCGGCGGAGTCGCGCCGGGTCAGCTCCGCTGCGCCCTCCGGAGCCTCGCCGGACTCGACGGCGCCCTCGACCTGCACCCCGTGCTCCTCCAGCGCGGCCGCGAACACGTGCGCGGCGTGCGCGGCGGGGTCGTGCACGGTGCGCAGCTCCTCGGCGGCCTCGCCGCCGGCCGGCAGGGTGCCCTGCACGGTGAACTCGTTGGTGCCGGCGGCCCGGGTCACGGTCAGGTCCGGCTCGCCGCCGGCGGGGCCGGTGCCGGCCTCGTTGACCACCTCCAGGTTGGCGCCCATCGGCTCCAGGGACACCTCGACCCCGTCGCCCTCGGCGGCGCCGGGCTCGGCCCGCACGGTGACCGTCCCGGTGTCGTAGTCCTCGTTGGCCGCGGCGGTCAGCGCGGAGATCTCCGCGGCGTAGTAGTAGGGCGCGTCGTCGGCGTCCCAGTCGGGGTGGTAGCGCTCGTCGTCGAAGAGCGTGGCGTCGGCGACCAGGTCGCCGCCGACGCTGCTCACCCCGGCCTCGGCGACGTCCGCGGCCAGCTCGTCGAAGGCCTCGGCGGTGAGCGAGGGGTCGCCGCCGCCGGTGATGTACAGGTCGCCCTCGACCCGGCCGCCGGCGGGCGCGGAGTCGGCGCTGACCGTGGTGCTGAACCGGTGGTCCGGGCCGAGCACCTCCATGGCGGCGGCCGAGGTCAGCAGCTTCGCGTTGGACGCCGGGATGAGCGCCGACCCGGCGTCGTGCTCGTACAGCTCGTCGCCGTTGTCCAGGCTGCGCACCACCACGCCGGAGGAGGCGCCCTCCAGGGACGGGTCGGCCAGCAGGGCGTCGAGGTCGCGGCGGAGGTCGTCGACGCCGGACGGGGCGTCGGCCGCGGCCGGTGCGGCCGCGCCCAGCAGGAGCGCGGCGGCGGCCAGCGGTGCGGCCGCCGCGGCGGCGCGCCGGCGGTACGGATGCGTGCGGGACTCCGGGAGTAGACGGGGGGTCGCCATCGGTCGGTCCCTTTCCAGTCGGCGGGGCTCGGGAAGAGGCGCTTGGAGATCGTGGCGGCTGCTCTACGGCGTGTGAGCACGATAGCGCGGAGAGGTCCGGGAATCGAGCGACATGGCCGGAAACGGGACTGGCCGCCCCGGCCGCCTGCGGATACTCTCATGAGCCCTGTGCGTCCGGCCCCGCCCGGTGCGCTGTCCCCCGTGTCGTTGAGCAGGCTGCGAGTGAGAACGTGACCGAGTCCCTGAACGCGGACGCCCAGAGCGGCGGCGCCCCCCGCTGCCCGCTGAGGGACGGAGCCGTCCCGCTCTACGAGCACGCCGGTGCGGCGAGCACCGGCGAGCTCTGGGAGGAGCTGCGCGCCCGGTTCGGCCGGGTCGCCCCGGTGCTGCTCGAACCGGACCTGCCCGCCTGGCTGCTCCTCGGCTACGAGGAGAACCTGCACGTGCTCCGGGACCGGGCCACCTACTCCCGGGACACCCGCCGGTGGAACGAGATCCGCGACGGCCGCCGGGTGCTCGGCGACGGGCTGCGCCCCACCATGGCCTACCGGGCCAGCGCGCTCTACGCCGACGGCGCCGAGCACGCCCGGCTGATCGCGCCGATCAACGACGCGCTGTCCCGGCTCTCCGACGCCCGGATCAAGGCGGAGGCGGCCGACGTCGCCGACCGGCTGATCGACGACTTCTGCGAGCACGGCCGGGCCGACCTGATCGGCGACTACGCGATGATGCTGCCGGCCATGCTGATGAACCGGTTCTTCGGCCTGGAGGACGCCTACGGCTACGTGCTCGGCGAGCTCAGCGCCGGGATCTGGCTGGACGACGGGGCCCGGGCGGCGGAGTCCGCCGCGCAGATGCGCAACTACTTCGGCGGCCTGGTGCAGCGCAAGCGGGTCGCGCCCGGCGACGACGTCACCAGCTGGATGATGGCGCCGGAGTTCGGCATGTCCGACGCGGAGATGGCCGACCAGCTGGTGCTGCTGGTCGGCGCGGCGCACCTGCCCACCGCCAACCTGATCGGCAACGTACTGCGCGCGCTGCTGGCCGAGCCGGTCACCGCCCGCGAGTTCGCCTCCGGGGCGCTGCCGCTGGGCGACGCGGTCAACCACGTCATCTGGACCGAGCCGCCGCTGCAGATGCTCGCCGCCCGCTTCCCCACCCGGGACGTGGTGGTCGGCGGCACCCCGGTCGCCGAGGGGGAGCCGCTGATCATCGGGTTCGCTCCCGCGCACACCGACCCGAAGCTGGGGCGCCCGAGCGGCGCCGGCGGGTCCGCGCTGGAGTCCGGCGGCAACAGCGCCCACCTGATGTGGGGTGCGGGGGAGCACCGCTGCCCGGCGCGCTCGCTCGCCGAGCGGGTGGTCGAGCTCGGCGTGCGGCGGCTGCTCGACCGGCTGCCCCGGCTCCGGGCGGCGGTCCCCGCCGACGAGCTGACCTGGGCGCCCGCCCTGTTCAGCCGGGGGCTGGTGGAGCTGCCGGTGCTGTTCGACCCGGTCGAGGCCCCGCAGCGGGAGGCCCCCGTGCCGCCGCCGGCGGCCCCGGCCGGGCCCGCGGCCCCGGAACGCCCCGACGACCTGCTCACCCGGCTGCTCCGCTGGTGGCAGGGGAGCGGCCGGAACCGCCGCGCGGCCAAGGGCTGACCGGGTCCGGAGCGCTCTGACGCCCCCGCAGCGCCGAGGTCGTCGCGGGGAAGGGGCGGGGCGGCAGGGCGCTCCCGGCGCACCCCTCTCCATCGGCTAGGCCAAATTCGATGAAGGCGTGCCTGGGATTGGCCAAATCGGACAAGAGGCGGGGCCGCCGCGCGCGTTAGCGTCACTGGCATGTCTACGCGTCCGTTTTGGCTGGCCGGTGCGGCGATGACCGGTGACAGCGAGATCCAGGTGACCAACCCCTACACCGGGGAGAGCGCGGGGAGCGTCGCGGTGCCGTCCCCCGAGCAGATCGAGGAGGCCGTCGCGGCGGCCGACGCGGTGGCCGCGTCCTTCGCGGCGCTGCCCGCCTACGTCCGCGCCGAGGCGCTGGCGCACGTCGCCCGCCGGATCACCGAGCGGACCGAGGAGTTCGCCCAGCTGATCACCGCGGAGAGCGGCAAGCCGATCACGCTGGCCCGAGGCGAGGCCGGCCGGGCCGCCTCGGTGTTCCGGCTGGCCTCCGAGGAGGCGCGGCGGGACAGCGGCGAGCTGCAGCGGCTGGACACCGACCCGGGCGGCACCGGCCGCATCGCCATGGTGCGCCGCGTCCCCAAGGGCCCGGTGCTGGGCATCTCCCCGTTCAACTTCCCGCTGAACCTGGTCGCGCACAAGATCGCCCCCGCGCTGGCGGTGGGCGCGCCGATCATCCTCAAGCCGGCCCCGGGCACCCCGATGACCGCGCTGCTGCTCGGTGAGATCCTCGCCGAGACCGACCTGCCGCGCGGCGCGTTCTCCGTGCTGCCGATGCCCAACGAGCGCGCGTCGTCGCTGATCACCGACGAGCGGCTGCCGGTGATCTCGTTCACCGGCGGCCAGTTCGGCTGGGAGCTGCAGCGGCTCGCCCCGCACAAGCACGTCACCCTGGAGCTGGGCGGCAACGCCGCCGCGGTGGTGCTCGCCGACGCCGACCTCTCCTGGGCGGCCAAGCGGATCGCGCTGTTCGGCAACAACCAGGCCGGCCAGGTCTGCATCGGCGTGCAGCGGGTGCTCGTCGACGCCGAGGTCTACGACGCGTTCCTGCCGGAGCTGGTGCGCGAGGTCGAGGCGCTGGGCACCGGCGACCCGACCGACCCGGCCACCCACGTCGGCCCGATGATCGACGAGGCCGCCGCCGAGCGGGTGGCCGGCTGGATCGACGAGGCGGTCCAGGCCGGCGCCAAGGCGCTCACCGGCGGCGGCCGGGACGGCGTGACCGTCGCCCCGACGGTGCTGGCCGAGGTGCCCGCCGACACCAAGGTGGTCTGCGAGGAGGTCTTCGGCCCGGTGCTCACCGTGCAGCGGGTGGACGGCGCCGACGAGGCGTTCGCCGAGGTCAACGCCGGCGACTACGGGCTCCAGGCCGGGGTGTTCACCTCCGACCTGCAGACCGCCTTCCGGGCCCACCGCGAGCTGGAGGTGGGCGGCGTGGTGATCGGCGACGTCCCGACCTTCCGCGCCGACCAGATGCCCTACGGCGGGGTGAAGAAGTCCGGCGTGGGCAAGGAGGGCGTCCGCGCCGCGATGGACGACCTCACCTACGAGCGCGTCCTGGTGCTCACCGGCGTCCAGCTGTGACCGGAGGGCTGTGAGAAGTCCCACGCCGGGGAGGCGGTGCCGCCCCGGTCCCCTGGGGCAGCCGGAGAATCGGGCCTCTCCGGCCGCCCGGTGAAACCCCTGGTCCCCGCGTGTCGCCCCACGCGGGGACCAGGGGTTACCCATTGGTAGTCGACCGATGGCAGACTCTCCGTCGACGCGCACGTCCGCGCCGGTGGGCACGGGGGAGAGCCCCCTGGTGTTCCCGCGGTCACAGTGCCGTTAGGGTGGCCCGGCGCGGCCACCGCGCATCCCCCCATCTTCGGCCGAGGGCCGGGCACCGAGCGGTCCCTTTCCGCTTGCCCTGTGCTGCTCGCTGAGCGTAGGCGTACTTCAACGGAGAGGTATAGATGTCCCCCGACATTGTCGGCCTCGCACTCCTCCTTCTGGGGGTGTTGCTGCTGGTCTCGAAGCTGGTCCGGGTCAAGTGGAAGCTGACGCAGCGGCTCTACCTGCCCGGTTCGATCATCGGGGGCGGCATCGCGCTGCTCTTCGGCCCCGACCTGTTCGGCCGGGCGATGGCGGCGATCGGCACCGACCGGTTCGCCGAGGGCGGCCTGTTCGGCACCGGGGTGATGCAGGTCTGGTCGGCGCTGCCCGGGCTGCTCATCTCGGTGGTCTTCGCCGGCCTGTTCCTCGGCAAGCCGCTGCCCCGGTTCCGCGAGGCGGTCTCCCTGGCCGGCCCCAACCTGGCCTTCGGTATCACCGTGGCCAGCGGGCAGTACGTGGTCGGCCTGCTGATCGCCCTGCTGGTGGTGGTGCCGCTGTTCAACCTGCCGGCGCTGTCCGGGGCGCTGATCGAGATCGGCTTCCTCGGCGGGCACGGCACCGCGGCCGGCCTCGGCGACACCTTCGACCGGGTCGGCTGGGCCGCCGGCAAGGACCTGTCGGTCGGCATGGCCACCGTCGGCCTGCTGAGCGGGATCATCCTGGGCATCATCCTGATCAACTGGGGCGCGCGCCGCGGCAAGACCGCCGCGATCAGCGCCGATGCGCGGGGCACCGCCCGGGAGCAGGCCGGGCTGATCGAGGAGGAGAACCGCTCCGCCGGCGCGGTGATGACCGTGCATCCCTCCTCGATGGACCCGCTCACCCTGCACTTCGGGCTGGTCGCCGTCGCGGTGCTGATCGGCCAGGTCATCCTGATGGGGCTGCAGGCCGTGGAGCGGGCGCTGTGGGCCGACGCCATCGAGATCATGGCCTACGTGCCGCTCTTCCCGCTGGCCATGATCGGCGGCATCGTGCTGCAGATGGTCATCGACCGGTTCGACGGGAACCGCGTCGTGGACGAGCGGACGGTCGAGCGGATCCAGGGCCTCTCCCTGGACATGCTGGTCATCTCCGCGATGGCCACCCTCTCGCTGCAGGCCATCGCGGACAACCTCGTCCCGTTCGCGCTGCTCGCGCTGGGCGGCATCGCCTGGTGCCTGTTCGCCTTCCTGTTCCTGGCCCCGCGGATCATGCCCGGCCACTGGTTCGAGCGGGGGATCGGCGAGTTCGGCCAGTCCCTCGGCGTCACCGCGACCGGCATGGTGCTGATGCGGGTCGTCGACCCGGAGATGAAGACCCCCGCCTACTCCGCGTTCGGCTACAAGCAGCTGATCTTCGAGCCGTTCTTCGGCGGCGGCCTGATCACCGCCGCGGCGATCCCGCTGATCGCCAGCCCGCAGGTCGGGCCGTGGGGCTTCCTCGGCATGATGGCCGCGGTCATGGCGGCCGCGCTCTTCATCGGTCTGATGGGGCGGCGCAGGGCGGTGAACGGGGCCGGGGCGCAGCGCGAGGCGGCCGGCGCCGGAACCTCCTGAGGAGGCCGGGCACGGCCGAGGGGAGGGGCGCGCCGCGCCCCTCCCCTTTCTTCTCGTCCGTGCTCTCCGCCCCGCTGGGCGGGCAGGCCCGGGCTAGAGCGCCCGGGCCCGGTCGTAGACGGCCCGCTCGGAGGAGCCGAGCACCGGCCCGTACTGCACGCCGTCCCGGCCGGCGTACTTGAAGCTGACCACCGAGACCACGGTGCCGGTGCCGGTGGAGGGGTCGAACCCGGACAGCCACGGGCCGCCGCTGGACCCCTCGGTCATGTCGCAGGCCATGCCGTGCGCGGTGGTGCCGCCGTCGTCCGGCCGGGTGGGGCCGGAGCAGTAGTACAGGTGCCGCCCGTCGTAGGGCGAGCGGGACGGGTAGCCGAAGGCGTGCACCGTGCCGGCGCCCTTGCCGGTGAAGGCGATCCGCTGCGCCCCGGTGGCCTGCCGGACGTGCCGGCCCTCCCGGGCCTCCAGCACGGCGGCGCCGAAGTCGTGGCTGTCGTCGGCCCGGCGGGACCACTGCGAGGTCACCAGGAGCTCCCGGGCGGCGAACCGGCCGTAGGGGGCCTCGCCGTCGTCGTAGCCGGGCACGAAGACCCACTTGGAGGCCCAGTCGCCGGTGCCGTCCTTGAGGCAGTGGCCCGCGGTGACGACGGTGTCGCCGTTGTCCGAGGGCACCACCGAGGCGGTGCAGGTGAAGTCGCGGCCCCCCATGGTCAGGAAGACCCGGCCGGTGGCCTGGGCGACCTTCCCGCCGCCGGTCCACCGCTTCCCGGTGACCGCGGAGCTCTGCGGGCGCGGCTCCCCCTCGGGGGAGGCGTCCGGAGGGCTCTGCGGGAGCAGGCCGCCGGTCGCGCCCTCCAGCACCCGGGTGATCGGGCGGGCGGCGGCCATCCGCTCCTCGGTCCAGTAGGCGAGGGACTCCGAGGGGGACTCCTCGGCGGAGTGGCGGACGACCTCGGCCGGCGGGTCCGCGCGGGGCGCGGGCGCGGCGGAGGCGGGGGCGCCGGCCATGGTCGCCGCGAGGACGGCGGCGGCCAGCGGCGCGAGCAGGCTGCGGGCAAGGGACGGTGTCATGGAACGCGATCATGCCATACGCAGAGTGATCTCGCCCCTACTTTGGGTTCGGTGTCGGCCGGGCGGTGAACGCGCCGCGGAGCGGCGGGCGGCCCTGCGGCGCAGGGCCGCCCGGACCGGGCGCCCGGTTCCGGCCGTGTGCCCCGCGGGGCGCCACGGTGACCGGAACCGGGCGCGCCGGATCAGGCGGCGCCGGACGGGGGCGCCGCGGTGGGGACGGTCAGCCCGGAGGGGGCGTCCTCCGGCGAGGTGAACTCCACGCTCTCCCCGCGCGCACCGGAGTCGGTGTAGCGGGCGTCCTTGGTGTCGACGACCAGGGCCAGCCGGTGGCCGGCCGGCACGTCCCACACCACCGGCTCGAACTCGACGTCCACCGTGGCCGGCGTCCCCGGCTCGGCGTCGCGCAGCGTGTAGGGCTCGTGGGTG from Nocardiopsis composta encodes:
- a CDS encoding sensor histidine kinase, with translation MRILRLAAAPLLSADTYTRWVYIVLGGVLFMPFLIAVLVLISLLSPWDLAPSQGPPLWQLLPGCLIAAVLGGATGLLPGVRRQQVQLTRHLVGGPLAEEPPAPATGWPSRARAACWLALHFLIGIFAALATMVLLTDAASLALSPLVRDPSLSAGRLVLLPSGTGSLLGTRWADPLLGAALVLALIYGAALIGAAAARAAPRFLGASAADRLAALQSRADDLSERNRLAAELHDSIGHALSVVALQAGAAARVLDRDPEFARTALDAIAEQARTATAELDHVLGLLREERRGRAPQRTLADLPHLAEAARSAGTGLEYTADGPIGDVPPVVSRELYRICQEGVTNALRHGAQGGRVRIRVSADAGSVRVTVANPVAPGRRAARRRGGRGLVGMAERVRLLGGELRYGADGGTWLLEAEIPGKGER
- a CDS encoding response regulator transcription factor: MIKVALVDDEALIRAGLAALIGAEEDMEVAGETDDGAGVPDLVRRTAPDVVLMDVRMPRLDGIQATAALTSGRDRPPKVIVVTTFENDDHVYGALRAGASGFLLKRSRPEDILAAVRLVHSGDSLLFPAAIRSLAAVHAAGGGPAARAVASLTEREADTLMRMARGLSNAEIAAEAFVGVETVKTHVSNILAKLGVRDRTQAVIAAYDSGLVRAGAGGRGGAPR
- a CDS encoding 3-methyladenine DNA glycosylase, whose amino-acid sequence is MSTRTETPPAGPAAPEPPRVLPETRWRAAEERHRARVDALVAGHLARRERGEKHPVEDFLFTYYSHKPAQLRRWHPGAGTVLAGCSADGLRWYRPATEWRDGADGAVLDVEAFLAKKASTAGFVLRLLRSVQGRPAHLGCFGLHEWAMAYRAGQGGVRHSAVPLRLGPEGTDAVVESHRISCSHFDAFRFFTPEARPLNRLTPTRETQTELDQPGCLHANMDLYKWSYKLTPLVPAELVADCFELARDIRELDMRASPYDLSGHGYEPVRIETAEGKAAYLEAQRGFAERARALRARLIGVLAAVEPLLG
- the dacB gene encoding D-alanyl-D-alanine carboxypeptidase/D-alanyl-D-alanine endopeptidase, with the translated sequence MATPRLLPESRTHPYRRRAAAAAAPLAAAALLLGAAAPAAADAPSGVDDLRRDLDALLADPSLEGASSGVVVRSLDNGDELYEHDAGSALIPASNAKLLTSAAAMEVLGPDHRFSTTVSADSAPAGGRVEGDLYITGGGDPSLTAEAFDELAADVAEAGVSSVGGDLVADATLFDDERYHPDWDADDAPYYYAAEISALTAAANEDYDTGTVTVRAEPGAAEGDGVEVSLEPMGANLEVVNEAGTGPAGGEPDLTVTRAAGTNEFTVQGTLPAGGEAAEELRTVHDPAAHAAHVFAAALEEHGVQVEGAVESGEAPEGAAELTRRDSAELADLLVPFMKLSNNGHAEILVKAMGAEKAGSGTWKAGLAEVEAAVERIGVDTSEVVQTDGSGLARTNKLTAGTITDLLQAVQDEPWAAEWTASLPVAGDPDRMVGGTLTDRMRDTPAAGNVQAKTGTLTGATALSGYVTGADGERLAFAIVNNDYPGAAPRGVQDRIAVRLAEFSRDAAVAGGRTAQSVPQSEAPGAPDAELECSWAGTC
- a CDS encoding cytochrome P450, with protein sequence MTESLNADAQSGGAPRCPLRDGAVPLYEHAGAASTGELWEELRARFGRVAPVLLEPDLPAWLLLGYEENLHVLRDRATYSRDTRRWNEIRDGRRVLGDGLRPTMAYRASALYADGAEHARLIAPINDALSRLSDARIKAEAADVADRLIDDFCEHGRADLIGDYAMMLPAMLMNRFFGLEDAYGYVLGELSAGIWLDDGARAAESAAQMRNYFGGLVQRKRVAPGDDVTSWMMAPEFGMSDAEMADQLVLLVGAAHLPTANLIGNVLRALLAEPVTAREFASGALPLGDAVNHVIWTEPPLQMLAARFPTRDVVVGGTPVAEGEPLIIGFAPAHTDPKLGRPSGAGGSALESGGNSAHLMWGAGEHRCPARSLAERVVELGVRRLLDRLPRLRAAVPADELTWAPALFSRGLVELPVLFDPVEAPQREAPVPPPAAPAGPAAPERPDDLLTRLLRWWQGSGRNRRAAKG